One genomic region from Mycoplasmopsis columbina encodes:
- a CDS encoding IMPACT family protein, with protein MKTPAHLEIKKSKFYSYAFDIQSKEDVLYFDNEVKKLYKKPTHVCYGYVFLKDGVINGGFNDDGEPKGTAGRPIRDLLLMKKITNKVIIVVRYFGGKELGAGGLIRAYSKSASLALDIDGDK; from the coding sequence ATGAAAACTCCTGCTCATTTAGAAATTAAAAAATCAAAATTTTATAGTTATGCTTTTGATATTCAGTCAAAAGAAGATGTTTTATATTTTGATAACGAAGTAAAAAAACTGTATAAAAAACCAACCCACGTTTGTTATGGTTATGTTTTTTTAAAAGATGGAGTAATAAATGGCGGATTTAATGATGATGGAGAACCAAAAGGTACTGCAGGTCGTCCCATTCGTGATTTATTATTAATGAAAAAAATAACAAACAAAGTAATTATTGTTGTTCGTTATTTTGGTGGAAAAGAATTAGGGGCCGGTGGTTTAATTAGGGCTTATTCAAAGAGTGCATCTTTAGCTTTAGATATAGATGGAGATAAATAA
- the coaE gene encoding dephospho-CoA kinase (Dephospho-CoA kinase (CoaE) performs the final step in coenzyme A biosynthesis.), producing MIAVIGKIGVGKTTFLSEIKKMGYKVFNSDEFIKSEYKTDGLLYKAIKKEFGTLLLDEFGVNKEKIRQWIKDDIKNLDLLEKCIYPIIFDHLNTYCYDFAEVPNLTTKNGNFAKLFKIVLCLETSEKNQVKNLKKRNVNKLTIRLLNAKNDPKLIKNQLFKEKIIVDIYGQNFKNWARNKKFLECLFSLL from the coding sequence ATGATTGCTGTAATTGGGAAAATAGGTGTTGGGAAAACCACTTTTCTAAGTGAAATAAAAAAAATGGGGTATAAAGTATTTAATTCTGACGAGTTTATTAAATCTGAATATAAAACTGATGGTCTTCTTTATAAAGCAATTAAAAAAGAATTTGGAACTTTACTTTTAGATGAGTTTGGGGTGAATAAAGAAAAAATTCGGCAATGAATTAAAGATGATATAAAAAATTTAGATTTATTAGAAAAGTGCATTTATCCAATAATTTTTGACCATTTAAACACTTATTGTTATGATTTTGCTGAAGTCCCAAATTTAACAACTAAAAATGGGAATTTTGCAAAGTTATTTAAAATTGTTTTGTGTCTCGAAACTAGCGAAAAAAATCAAGTAAAAAATCTCAAAAAAAGAAATGTGAATAAACTAACAATTCGTTTATTAAATGCTAAAAATGATCCAAAATTAATAAAAAATCAACTTTTTAAAGAAAAAATAATTGTGGATATCTATGGGCAAAACTTTAAAAATTGAGCTAGAAATAAAAAATTTTTAGAATGCTTATTTTCTCTTTTATAA
- a CDS encoding DnaD domain protein, protein MLKKLNYPLFKVTFKNPVSGEDLRNLRKFYTPLLGSHAIILYEYLRDLTLSQNDNGYHDFNMLQHFLNLSAEDLNQARNKLEAVSLLTVFEDEFKQISLLRLETPLNNKTIKKNFALKNKLIKLIGKENFKKLTEEYILRDTETTHLKDVSANYNDVFNEDEEFDFLFNTQELQLVQSEFKTIESSLNNQKLPDLKYKNIYEALIKDSSENFYAQLTKTTIDQETYNLINKAYLMGFNDQCINLVFYYAYEINNKKINCAYVEKILNDFYEKDVTDFNVIESYLDNVMASKNTKVGTSKALYKTSYILSLQKEEESQTLW, encoded by the coding sequence ATGTTAAAGAAATTAAATTATCCATTATTTAAAGTAACATTTAAAAATCCTGTTTCAGGGGAAGATTTAAGAAATTTACGTAAATTTTATACTCCACTTTTAGGAAGCCACGCCATTATTCTCTATGAATATTTAAGAGATTTAACATTGAGTCAAAATGATAATGGTTATCATGATTTTAATATGCTTCAACATTTTTTGAATTTGTCCGCAGAAGACTTAAACCAAGCAAGAAATAAGTTAGAAGCTGTTTCATTATTAACAGTTTTCGAAGATGAATTTAAACAAATTAGTTTATTACGTTTGGAAACTCCTCTTAATAACAAAACTATTAAAAAGAATTTTGCGCTTAAAAATAAATTAATTAAATTAATCGGTAAAGAAAACTTTAAAAAATTAACTGAAGAGTACATTTTAAGAGATACTGAAACAACACACTTAAAAGATGTTTCTGCTAATTACAATGATGTTTTTAATGAAGATGAAGAATTTGATTTTCTTTTCAATACTCAAGAATTACAGTTAGTTCAAAGCGAATTTAAAACAATTGAATCTAGTTTAAATAATCAAAAACTTCCAGACTTAAAGTATAAAAATATATATGAAGCTCTTATTAAAGATTCATCAGAAAATTTTTATGCTCAATTAACTAAAACAACCATTGATCAAGAAACATATAATTTAATTAATAAAGCTTATTTAATGGGTTTTAATGACCAATGTATTAATTTAGTTTTCTATTATGCATATGAAATTAACAATAAAAAAATTAATTGTGCTTATGTAGAAAAAATATTAAATGATTTCTATGAAAAAGATGTTACTGATTTTAATGTAATTGAATCATATCTAGACAATGTTATGGCTTCAAAAAATACAAAAGTAGGAACAAGCAAAGCACTTTATAAAACTTCTTATATCTTAAGTTTGCAAAAAGAAGAAGAATCACAAACACTTTGATAG
- a CDS encoding DnaA ATPase domain-containing protein: MNKQNKTNVPMNKSYQSFSEILNFDENDLKKATLKYLKKYKVIQEAIKINSITDEELFTNSFLFLEIIEDGKRKNSPLYEFFVGRKNTGELIIKKELSSKNTYIKNLNLWLTEISEPKQNLDFKKISFVENRHVKEELVNKITELIKNPNFKNFKGFFLHSKKATGKSFFLQACANELANEKISVAYILTDELQKFVYSSFDKNKGINELKHLLATVSVLILDNFSLIKISEYFVNDFLWDIISQRLRDNKLIFFASSHSIDETENIFIANIEKSKHLTTKMFELIRNNTIEYEY, translated from the coding sequence ATGAACAAACAGAATAAAACCAATGTCCCTATGAATAAGTCCTATCAGTCATTTAGTGAAATTTTAAATTTTGATGAGAATGACTTAAAAAAAGCAACTTTAAAATATTTGAAAAAATATAAAGTTATTCAAGAGGCCATAAAAATTAATAGCATCACTGATGAAGAATTATTTACCAATTCATTTTTATTTTTGGAAATAATTGAAGATGGAAAAAGAAAAAATTCACCTCTATATGAATTTTTTGTAGGAAGAAAAAACACTGGTGAATTAATTATTAAAAAAGAGTTATCAAGCAAAAACACATACATTAAGAATTTAAACTTATGATTAACAGAAATTAGTGAACCGAAACAAAACTTGGATTTCAAAAAAATTTCTTTTGTTGAAAATAGACATGTAAAAGAAGAATTAGTTAATAAAATTACAGAACTTATCAAGAATCCCAATTTTAAGAATTTCAAAGGATTTTTTCTTCATTCAAAAAAAGCAACAGGTAAATCATTTTTTTTACAAGCATGTGCCAATGAACTTGCTAATGAAAAAATTTCTGTGGCTTACATTTTAACTGATGAATTACAAAAATTTGTGTATTCTTCTTTTGACAAAAATAAAGGTATTAATGAATTAAAACATTTGTTAGCCACTGTTTCAGTCTTAATTTTAGATAACTTTTCTTTAATTAAAATAAGCGAATATTTTGTTAATGACTTTTTATGAGATATCATTAGCCAAAGATTAAGAGATAACAAACTTATTTTCTTTGCTTCATCACATTCAATTGATGAAACCGAAAATATTTTTATTGCAAATATTGAAAAAAGTAAACACTTGACTACAAAAATGTTTGAGTTAATTAGAAATAATACTATCGAATATGAGTATTAA
- the lysS gene encoding lysine--tRNA ligase encodes MSKYTEQEQVRRNKLDEYAKNGINPFKKAYNLGKLEYSKNIISEYEKLNKTELEDKNIVKNVAGRLMIKRGPFLVIQDYKGQIQAYFNKKELSHLESLVETLDIGDIIWVSGPLMKTQTDAVCVRVEKLEILTKSLKPLPEKYHGLTDTEERYRRRYVDLITNEESRERFKLRTKIVQWIRDYFNSLDYIEAETPFLHDYLSGAAARPFKTHHNSLNQEFVLRIATEIPLKKLVVGGFDRVYEMGRIFRNEGYDTTHNPEFTTIEFYEAYSNAQGMMERTETLIKQLCEKLGKWKFINNGVEVDLSQPFKRLNMVDAVNEATGVDFRNISLEDAITVAKKHGAKLEKFYTVGHIINSLYEELIEETLIQPTFVYGHPIEISPLSAKEDDPRFTERVELFINTKEYANMYTELSDPIDQLERFEAQLDEKNKGNDEASDIDYDFVDALEYGMPPAGGCGIGIDRLVMLLTETSSIRDVLLFPTLRRQK; translated from the coding sequence ATGAGTAAATATACTGAACAAGAACAAGTTCGCAGGAATAAATTAGATGAATATGCTAAAAATGGAATTAATCCGTTTAAAAAAGCATACAACTTAGGTAAATTAGAATATAGTAAAAATATTATTAGTGAGTATGAAAAATTAAATAAAACAGAATTAGAAGATAAAAATATTGTTAAAAATGTTGCAGGAAGATTAATGATCAAACGTGGACCATTTTTAGTGATCCAAGACTATAAAGGTCAAATTCAAGCTTATTTCAATAAAAAAGAATTATCACATTTAGAATCACTAGTTGAAACATTAGATATAGGTGACATTATTTGAGTAAGTGGACCTTTAATGAAAACACAAACAGATGCTGTTTGTGTAAGAGTTGAAAAACTTGAAATTTTAACTAAATCTCTTAAACCATTACCAGAAAAATACCATGGTTTAACTGATACAGAAGAAAGATATCGTCGTCGTTATGTAGATTTAATTACTAATGAAGAATCAAGAGAGAGATTTAAATTAAGAACTAAAATTGTTCAATGAATTAGAGATTACTTTAACTCATTAGATTACATTGAAGCAGAAACACCTTTTTTACATGATTATTTATCTGGCGCTGCGGCAAGACCATTTAAAACACACCATAATTCTTTAAACCAAGAATTCGTTTTAAGAATAGCAACAGAAATTCCACTTAAAAAATTAGTGGTTGGTGGATTTGATAGAGTTTATGAAATGGGAAGAATTTTTAGAAACGAAGGTTATGACACAACACATAATCCTGAATTCACTACAATTGAATTTTATGAAGCTTATTCAAATGCTCAAGGTATGATGGAAAGAACAGAAACTTTAATTAAACAATTATGTGAAAAATTAGGCAAATGAAAATTCATCAACAACGGTGTTGAAGTTGATTTATCACAACCATTTAAACGTTTAAATATGGTGGATGCAGTTAATGAAGCAACAGGAGTAGATTTTAGAAATATTTCTCTTGAAGATGCTATAACTGTAGCAAAAAAACATGGCGCTAAATTAGAAAAATTTTATACTGTTGGTCACATTATTAATTCATTATACGAAGAATTAATTGAAGAAACATTGATTCAACCAACTTTCGTGTATGGACACCCAATTGAAATTTCACCATTGAGTGCTAAAGAAGATGATCCAAGATTTACAGAACGTGTTGAATTATTTATTAACACTAAAGAGTATGCAAACATGTATACAGAACTTAGTGATCCAATTGACCAATTAGAGCGCTTTGAAGCTCAATTGGACGAAAAAAACAAAGGAAATGACGAAGCTAGTGACATTGATTATGACTTTGTAGATGCATTAGAATATGGAATGCCTCCAGCGGGAGGTTGTGGAATTGGAATCGATCGTCTTGTGATGTTATTGACAGAAACCAGTTCAATTAGAGATGTTCTTTTATTCCCAACATTAAGAAGACAAAAATAA
- a CDS encoding YihY/virulence factor BrkB family protein yields the protein MKNNKKNILTGLQQKDLKKSYRNSLKKSWLTKNIIPINKNRWSFIEEVIKFFLKIILKIATPKIGWKNKIKTKELINRTYDKFISKDLVFIPLSLSFYFLISFVPIITIIMTLLSLIDGYNQIFIQLIMSKIIPGIQSILDLQITSKSHEGLQYISIIFLLLASLWLSSNGFAKFVYSQNYIYKHEFLGNWFTNRLKGLFIVMGISIYLFLGIALYILIYSSFVKVFTNNNSQIIFFYSSFSVYLLIFLYLGTLLLFKLTPSFKVPFTSIFPGVLVAVLPIWIFIMSFGYLTSLINYSKYGLIGTFMYVALFVSTLSYCLMLGIIVNEAYYKTYYSSYTIAKKNWIFWKIKF from the coding sequence ATGAAAAATAATAAGAAAAACATTCTAACGGGTTTGCAACAAAAAGATTTAAAAAAAAGTTATAGAAATTCTTTAAAAAAATCTTGATTAACAAAAAACATTATTCCTATAAATAAAAACAGATGATCATTCATCGAAGAAGTAATTAAATTCTTTTTAAAAATAATTTTAAAAATTGCGACGCCAAAAATAGGATGAAAAAATAAAATAAAAACAAAAGAACTAATAAATCGTACATACGATAAGTTCATTAGTAAAGATCTAGTATTTATTCCACTGTCTCTTTCATTTTATTTTTTAATATCCTTTGTTCCGATTATAACTATAATTATGACTTTATTGTCACTAATTGATGGTTATAACCAAATATTTATTCAATTGATAATGTCTAAAATTATTCCGGGTATACAAAGTATTTTAGACTTACAAATAACTAGCAAATCACATGAAGGATTGCAATATATTTCTATAATTTTTCTTTTACTTGCTTCATTATGATTAAGTTCAAACGGGTTTGCAAAATTTGTTTATAGTCAAAATTACATTTATAAACATGAATTTTTAGGTAACTGGTTTACTAACCGTTTAAAAGGACTTTTTATTGTTATGGGAATAAGCATATACTTATTTTTGGGTATTGCGCTCTACATTCTAATTTACTCTTCATTTGTAAAAGTTTTTACTAATAATAATTCACAAATAATTTTCTTTTACTCTTCATTTTCTGTTTATTTATTAATCTTTTTATACTTGGGTACTCTTTTACTATTTAAATTAACTCCAAGTTTTAAAGTCCCATTTACATCCATATTTCCTGGAGTTTTAGTTGCCGTTTTACCTATATGAATTTTTATTATGAGTTTTGGATATTTAACTTCTTTAATTAACTATAGTAAATACGGACTGATTGGAACCTTTATGTATGTGGCATTGTTTGTTTCTACATTAAGTTACTGTCTGATGTTGGGAATTATAGTTAATGAGGCTTATTATAAAACATATTATTCAAGTTATACAATTGCAAAAAAGAACTGAATTTTCTGAAAAATAAAATTTTAA
- a CDS encoding RpiB/LacA/LacB family sugar-phosphate isomerase yields the protein MSNNKIIALASDHAGADLKNQLKQYMEEKGFKTMDLGPENSLNPVSYAEQGHKLANYLEENKDVDFGLGFCGTGLGISYALNRHKNIRAARVTTVQDAELAKLHNNANVLVMGGRLLSFNEAKAIVDKYLETNFEGGRHQARIEQIDKF from the coding sequence ATGTCAAACAACAAAATTATTGCTTTAGCTAGTGATCATGCCGGAGCAGATTTAAAAAATCAATTAAAACAATACATGGAAGAAAAAGGCTTTAAAACAATGGATTTGGGACCAGAAAATTCTTTAAATCCTGTTTCATATGCAGAACAAGGACATAAGTTAGCTAATTATTTAGAAGAAAACAAAGATGTAGATTTTGGTTTAGGATTTTGTGGAACCGGATTAGGTATTTCATATGCTTTAAATAGACATAAAAACATTAGAGCAGCAAGAGTAACAACCGTTCAAGATGCGGAATTGGCAAAATTGCATAATAACGCTAATGTTTTAGTTATGGGAGGAAGATTGTTGTCTTTTAATGAGGCAAAAGCAATAGTAGATAAATATCTTGAAACTAATTTTGAAGGTGGCAGACACCAAGCGAGAATTGAACAAATTGATAAATTTTAA
- a CDS encoding Mbov_0121 family peptidase domain-containing ABC transporter: protein MKITKQNDIKDCGLHILQFFALYHNDQYIDINYLKLNASYNENGININSLKDQAKKINLELKSYSCDFLTLEKISEKNLPIVLLINKNGLNHFVILEKIKNYKFYIQDSSIGDRTVYKKDELEKIFLNVVLTFDKIENTKNIDIVLNNKFSEFSEFKKETFLVFLISILNLFFSFSVSLFFKIVFDFLIPNNLSENLIILSIVFLLLNSFKFINSFLKNIILKKVTMKIENKITTALLNKLSHCDEKTLNKLTTNEYIKKFSYIPFIAEYKANFTHSILFETFSIIGSILILIWLHFWLFSIVFIILFISLLVNFAFHIKIKKTYPLVLNANLEKLIADMNIINSKNNFLNSDSYNFFKKINNEKLFLYQKNNFSFFNSLNSKNYFIDLIMGNLNLIIVFVGGIFIFSNQISFGILMMFISISNFLFMPANSLFSIFLNKSLLNSQQSELNFILNFSEKETNGKFKISKINEIEINNLLFEYEVDKKIVNLKHFLINQNIQINGKNGSGKSSFLNLIAFLNFPTNGSIKINNIEYKNIDIEDLQNNICFIKQNEFLPSTSIYEYVTENNEKKIEFLNNLLNNKQFAEIINLMRINFQSQIIDGGKNFSSGQKQFISLLKLFTKNYKLVILDEAFENISFEIYSKIKALIKEIFVSSLFIEVSHSKKYVFTNKEVDFEKINQL, encoded by the coding sequence ATGAAAATTACCAAACAAAATGATATAAAAGATTGTGGATTACATATTTTACAGTTTTTTGCACTATATCACAATGATCAATACATTGACATAAACTACTTAAAACTTAATGCATCATACAATGAAAATGGAATAAACATAAATTCTCTTAAAGATCAAGCTAAAAAAATTAATTTAGAACTTAAATCTTACAGTTGCGATTTTCTCACTTTGGAAAAAATTTCAGAAAAAAATTTACCAATTGTACTTTTAATAAACAAAAATGGACTGAATCATTTTGTAATTTTAGAAAAAATTAAAAATTATAAATTTTATATTCAAGATTCTTCAATTGGTGATCGAACAGTCTATAAAAAAGATGAATTGGAAAAAATATTTCTTAATGTTGTATTAACTTTTGACAAAATTGAAAATACAAAAAATATTGATATCGTCTTAAACAATAAATTTAGTGAGTTTTCAGAATTTAAAAAAGAAACTTTTTTAGTTTTTCTTATTTCCATTTTAAATTTGTTTTTTTCCTTTTCTGTTTCCTTGTTTTTTAAAATAGTTTTTGATTTTTTAATTCCTAATAATTTATCTGAAAATTTAATAATTCTTTCCATTGTTTTTTTATTACTTAATTCATTTAAATTTATTAATTCATTTTTAAAAAACATTATTTTGAAAAAAGTAACTATGAAAATAGAAAATAAAATAACTACTGCTTTGCTTAACAAATTATCTCATTGTGATGAGAAAACTTTAAATAAATTAACTACAAATGAATATATTAAAAAATTTTCATACATTCCCTTTATTGCTGAATATAAAGCTAACTTTACTCATTCTATATTATTTGAAACCTTTTCAATAATTGGATCAATACTTATTTTAATTTGATTGCACTTTTGACTATTTTCAATTGTCTTTATAATCTTATTTATAAGCTTATTAGTAAATTTTGCTTTTCATATAAAAATTAAAAAAACTTATCCTTTGGTTTTAAATGCCAATCTGGAGAAACTAATAGCAGACATGAATATTATTAATTCTAAAAATAACTTTTTAAATTCTGATTCTTATAATTTTTTTAAAAAAATTAACAACGAAAAATTATTTTTGTATCAAAAAAATAACTTTAGTTTTTTTAACAGTCTAAACTCTAAAAATTATTTTATAGATTTAATAATGGGTAACTTAAATCTTATTATTGTTTTTGTTGGTGGAATTTTTATTTTTTCTAATCAAATTTCATTTGGAATCTTAATGATGTTTATTTCTATTTCAAATTTTCTCTTTATGCCTGCTAATTCACTATTTTCTATTTTTTTAAATAAATCTCTCTTAAATTCACAGCAATCTGAATTAAATTTCATTTTAAATTTTTCAGAAAAAGAAACAAATGGAAAATTTAAAATTTCTAAAATTAATGAAATAGAGATAAATAATTTACTTTTTGAATATGAAGTTGATAAAAAGATTGTTAATTTAAAACATTTTTTAATAAACCAAAATATTCAAATAAATGGAAAAAACGGCTCAGGAAAAAGTTCTTTTTTAAATTTGATTGCTTTTTTAAACTTTCCAACAAATGGTTCTATAAAAATAAACAACATTGAATATAAAAATATTGATATTGAAGATTTGCAAAATAATATTTGTTTTATCAAACAAAATGAATTTTTACCTAGTACATCAATTTATGAATATGTTACTGAAAATAATGAGAAAAAAATCGAGTTTCTAAATAATCTTTTAAATAACAAACAATTTGCTGAAATTATTAATCTAATGAGAATTAATTTTCAAAGTCAAATTATTGATGGTGGTAAAAACTTTTCTAGTGGACAAAAACAATTTATTTCACTGCTTAAATTATTCACTAAGAACTATAAATTAGTTATTTTGGATGAAGCATTTGAAAATATTTCTTTTGAAATTTATTCAAAAATAAAAGCATTAATAAAAGAGATTTTTGTTTCTTCCTTATTTATTGAAGTTAGTCATTCTAAAAAATATGTTTTTACAAATAAAGAGGTGGACTTTGAAAAAATTAACCAACTCTAA
- a CDS encoding MAG1140 family protein, producing MKKLTNSNKIIVFSIFLIILLFVFFIIFIYFYKLNKFEYVQLENVDEHTFRTINKAKNRNLFKINQEIVFIIENEKINLTTRKIYVQNDWIYIVFHSFKNKLNILPKDNVLAKIVIDKISLLNKLFQL from the coding sequence TTGAAAAAATTAACCAACTCTAATAAAATTATTGTTTTTTCAATATTTTTGATTATCTTACTTTTTGTTTTCTTCATTATTTTCATTTATTTCTATAAATTAAATAAATTTGAATATGTACAACTTGAAAATGTTGATGAACATACTTTTAGAACTATAAATAAGGCTAAGAACAGAAATTTATTTAAGATAAATCAAGAAATCGTGTTTATCATTGAAAATGAAAAAATAAATTTAACAACTAGAAAAATTTATGTACAAAATGATTGAATTTATATTGTTTTTCATTCATTTAAAAATAAGTTAAACATCCTTCCAAAAGACAATGTTCTTGCAAAAATTGTTATAGATAAAATTTCACTTTTGAATAAACTATTTCAGCTATAA
- the ybeY gene encoding rRNA maturation RNase YbeY — MVELNIDKQYGNSFKFEKEYKQILLNLKKVFNIKQIVSVDVTIVNNEEIQKLNKTYRGKDYPTDILSFDFGDLDLYNDMPVLPLGELVISADKVETQADEFGHSVKREYCYLFSHGLIHLMGYDHEEENERKIMNDLVDQIFLPLNITRD, encoded by the coding sequence ATGGTCGAATTAAACATTGATAAACAATATGGAAATTCATTTAAATTTGAAAAAGAATATAAGCAAATTCTCTTGAATCTCAAAAAAGTTTTTAATATCAAACAAATTGTTTCTGTTGATGTAACAATTGTTAATAATGAAGAAATTCAAAAATTGAATAAAACTTATCGTGGAAAAGATTACCCCACAGATATTCTTTCTTTTGATTTTGGTGATTTAGATCTTTATAATGATATGCCCGTTTTACCACTCGGAGAACTTGTTATTAGCGCTGATAAAGTGGAAACACAAGCAGATGAATTTGGACATAGCGTAAAAAGAGAATATTGCTATCTATTTTCACACGGATTAATTCATCTGATGGGTTATGACCATGAAGAAGAAAATGAAAGAAAAATTATGAATGATTTAGTTGATCAAATTTTTTTACCATTAAACATTACAAGGGATTAA
- the cdd gene encoding cytidine deaminase, with the protein MKIKKLQELLNYSYSPWSKFKVAAIAVDENGKEFYGVNVENAAFPSGLCAERSALFGSVAYGGKVGSFKEIYVMASTDEITSPCAGCRQVLTEFMPDDAKIILINQKGDKQLVITVKDLVPLPIRAEQIK; encoded by the coding sequence ATGAAAATCAAAAAATTACAAGAGTTATTAAACTATTCTTATAGTCCATGATCAAAATTTAAAGTTGCAGCAATTGCTGTTGATGAAAACGGAAAAGAATTTTATGGTGTAAATGTAGAGAATGCCGCTTTTCCTTCAGGCCTTTGTGCAGAAAGATCAGCATTATTTGGATCTGTTGCATACGGAGGAAAAGTTGGTTCTTTTAAAGAAATTTACGTTATGGCTTCTACAGATGAAATTACTTCTCCTTGTGCGGGTTGTAGACAAGTTTTAACTGAATTTATGCCTGATGATGCAAAAATTATCTTAATTAATCAAAAAGGAGACAAACAATTAGTAATTACAGTAAAAGATCTTGTCCCTCTTCCAATTAGAGCGGAGCAAATTAAATAA
- the era gene encoding GTPase Era encodes MKIAMISIIGRPNVGKSSLMNQILDYNVSIVSNVPQTTRDQITGIYNDENYQIVFIDTPGIHKPLNLLGEQLNKNAYDTIKDIDCILFLSPINEKIAAGDLNILEKLKNVKNKIAVITKIDLAKKPEEIENKINELRNFEFSKILSVSTKNKRSINDLITVLKEYCYEGEPLYDTDAITDKSMRFITKEIIRESAINFLKDELPHSIAVEVNEFNEDEENNFIAIEAIIYVKKDSQKGMLIGKNGSMIKKIGIDARKKLTTLFGAKIQLNTKIKVARKWIEDSKALKKFGY; translated from the coding sequence ATGAAAATAGCAATGATTTCGATTATAGGAAGACCTAATGTTGGAAAATCTTCTTTAATGAATCAAATACTAGACTATAACGTTTCTATTGTGTCCAATGTGCCACAAACCACTAGAGATCAAATTACAGGTATTTATAACGATGAAAACTATCAAATCGTTTTCATCGATACTCCCGGCATTCATAAACCACTAAACTTGCTCGGTGAACAATTAAATAAAAATGCTTATGACACAATCAAAGACATTGATTGTATTTTGTTTCTTAGCCCAATTAATGAAAAAATTGCTGCGGGTGATTTAAATATTTTAGAAAAATTGAAAAATGTCAAAAACAAAATTGCGGTAATTACAAAAATAGATCTCGCTAAAAAACCAGAAGAAATTGAAAATAAAATAAATGAATTAAGAAACTTTGAATTTAGCAAAATTTTAAGTGTTTCAACAAAAAATAAAAGATCAATAAATGATTTAATTACGGTTCTAAAAGAATATTGCTATGAAGGTGAACCACTTTATGATACTGACGCAATTACTGATAAATCAATGCGCTTTATAACAAAAGAAATTATTCGTGAATCTGCTATTAATTTTCTAAAAGACGAATTACCACATTCAATTGCAGTTGAAGTCAATGAATTCAATGAAGATGAAGAAAATAACTTTATCGCAATTGAAGCGATAATTTATGTTAAAAAAGATTCGCAAAAAGGTATGTTAATAGGTAAAAATGGTTCAATGATAAAAAAAATTGGAATAGATGCCAGAAAAAAACTTACAACGCTTTTTGGTGCTAAAATTCAATTAAATACAAAGATAAAAGTAGCTAGAAAATGAATAGAAGACTCTAAAGCATTGAAAAAATTTGGTTACTAA